In one window of Duganella dendranthematis DNA:
- the cysS gene encoding cysteine--tRNA ligase — MSNLKIYNTLARDKQTFVPIEPGKVRMYVCGMTIYDYCHIGHARMMMAFDVMYRWLLASGYQVTYARNITDIDDKIIKRAVENGETITQLTTRFTQYMDEDTAALGILPPTLVPRATEYVPQMLALIETLESKDLAYQGEDGDVNYAVRNFANYGRLSGKSLDDLRAGERVDVNTGKRDPLDFVLWKAAKESEPEEAKWNSKWGKGRPGWHIECSAMCSALLGEHFDIHGGGADLQFPHHENEIAQSEGAFGHQMVNYWVHNGFVRVDNEKMSKSLGNFFTIRDVLKKYDAEVVRFFILRAHYRSPLNYSDAHLDDARGALTRLYTALDGVAGDGQPLDWQEAHAARFAEAMDDDFNTPLAVAALFDLVTELNKSKSPVLARQLKELAAVIGLLQRTAQQFRQAAVGDAGGDDGAIEAAIVQRAEAKKARNFAESDKIRADLLAQGVILEDKPDGTTNWRRA; from the coding sequence ATGAGCAATTTAAAGATTTACAACACGCTGGCGCGTGACAAGCAGACCTTCGTACCGATCGAGCCGGGCAAAGTCCGCATGTACGTCTGCGGCATGACCATCTACGATTACTGCCATATCGGCCACGCCCGCATGATGATGGCGTTCGACGTCATGTACCGCTGGCTGCTGGCCTCCGGCTACCAGGTCACCTACGCCCGCAACATCACCGACATCGACGACAAGATCATCAAGCGCGCGGTGGAAAATGGCGAAACCATCACCCAGCTGACCACCCGCTTCACCCAGTACATGGACGAAGACACCGCCGCGCTCGGCATCCTGCCGCCGACGCTGGTGCCGCGCGCCACCGAATACGTGCCGCAAATGCTGGCGCTGATCGAGACGCTGGAGTCGAAAGACCTGGCGTACCAGGGCGAGGATGGCGACGTCAACTACGCGGTGCGCAACTTCGCGAACTACGGCCGCCTGTCCGGCAAGTCGCTGGACGACCTGCGCGCCGGCGAGCGCGTCGACGTCAACACCGGCAAGCGCGATCCGCTCGACTTTGTCCTGTGGAAAGCCGCCAAGGAATCCGAGCCGGAAGAGGCCAAGTGGAATTCCAAGTGGGGCAAGGGCCGTCCGGGCTGGCACATCGAGTGCTCGGCCATGTGCTCGGCGCTGCTGGGCGAACATTTCGACATCCACGGCGGCGGCGCGGATTTGCAGTTCCCGCACCACGAGAACGAGATTGCGCAGTCGGAAGGCGCGTTCGGCCACCAGATGGTCAACTACTGGGTGCACAACGGCTTCGTGCGCGTGGATAACGAGAAGATGTCCAAATCGCTGGGCAACTTCTTCACCATCCGCGACGTGCTGAAGAAGTACGACGCCGAAGTGGTGCGCTTCTTCATCCTGCGCGCCCACTACCGCAGCCCGCTGAACTATTCGGACGCCCACCTGGACGACGCCCGTGGCGCGCTGACCCGCCTGTACACTGCGCTGGACGGCGTGGCAGGCGACGGCCAGCCGCTCGACTGGCAGGAAGCACACGCCGCCCGCTTCGCCGAAGCGATGGACGACGACTTCAACACGCCGCTGGCGGTGGCCGCGCTGTTCGACCTCGTGACCGAGCTGAACAAGTCGAAATCGCCGGTGCTGGCACGCCAGCTGAAAGAGCTGGCGGCCGTGATCGGCCTGTTGCAGCGCACTGCGCAGCAATTCCGCCAGGCCGCCGTGGGTGACGCCGGCGGCGACGATGGCGCCATCGAGGCCGCCATCGTGCAGCGCGCGGAAGCCAAGAAAGCCCGCAACTTCGCCGAATCGGACAAGATCCGCGCCGATCTGCTAGCCCAGGGCGTGATCCTCGAAGACAAGCCTGACGGCACCACCAACTGGCGCCGCGCATAA
- a CDS encoding peptidylprolyl isomerase, whose product MHQKLMTALVGLTLSGAVLAAEPQVELKTTMGDIVLELDHDKAPKSVDNFLAYVKSGYYKNTIFHRVIDGFMIQGGGYDEKLKGKPTNKPIPLEASNGLHNVKYSLAMARMGDPNSATSQWFINVEDNAGLDAPGPDGSGGYAVFGKVIKGQETVDKIKAVLVDDKGMFQNVPVVPVVVKSATILKTPIQPKQ is encoded by the coding sequence ATGCACCAAAAACTGATGACCGCCCTCGTCGGCCTGACCCTGTCCGGCGCCGTGCTGGCCGCCGAGCCGCAAGTGGAACTCAAGACCACCATGGGCGATATTGTGCTGGAACTGGATCACGACAAGGCGCCCAAATCAGTCGATAACTTCCTTGCCTACGTTAAATCCGGCTACTACAAGAACACCATCTTCCACCGCGTGATCGACGGCTTCATGATCCAGGGTGGCGGCTACGACGAAAAACTTAAGGGCAAGCCGACCAACAAGCCGATTCCGCTGGAAGCCAGCAACGGCTTGCACAACGTCAAGTACTCGCTGGCGATGGCGCGCATGGGCGATCCGAATTCCGCCACGTCGCAGTGGTTTATCAACGTCGAAGACAATGCGGGGCTGGACGCGCCGGGGCCGGATGGCAGCGGCGGCTATGCCGTCTTCGGCAAAGTCATCAAGGGCCAGGAGACCGTCGACAAGATCAAGGCGGTGCTGGTGGATGACAAAGGCATGTTCCAGAACGTGCCGGTAGTACCGGTGGTGGTCAAGTCGGCGACGATTTTGAAGACACCAATCCAGCCAAAACAGTAA
- a CDS encoding peptidylprolyl isomerase produces the protein MTKVIIKTNLGTMTAELDAEKAPKSVANFLAYMEAGHYNNTIFHRVIDGFMVQGGGFEPGMKQKPADTTVENEAKNGLKNEPYTLAMARTSAPHSASAQFFINVKNNSFLDYPGQDGWGYAVFGKVVDGTDVVDAIKKVKTTRSGMFADVPAEDVIIESVTLA, from the coding sequence ATGACCAAAGTAATCATCAAAACCAATCTGGGCACCATGACTGCCGAACTGGACGCGGAAAAAGCGCCGAAAAGCGTCGCCAACTTCCTGGCCTACATGGAAGCCGGCCATTACAACAACACCATCTTCCACCGCGTGATCGACGGTTTCATGGTCCAGGGCGGCGGTTTTGAGCCAGGCATGAAGCAAAAGCCAGCCGACACCACCGTGGAAAACGAAGCCAAGAACGGCCTGAAAAACGAGCCGTACACGCTGGCCATGGCCCGCACCTCGGCGCCGCACTCGGCATCGGCCCAGTTCTTCATCAACGTGAAGAACAACTCCTTCCTGGACTACCCAGGCCAGGACGGCTGGGGCTACGCCGTGTTCGGCAAAGTGGTGGATGGCACCGACGTGGTCGACGCCATCAAGAAAGTCAAAACCACCCGCAGCGGCATGTTCGCTGACGTGCCGGCAGAAGACGTGATCATCGAAAGCGTCACCCTGGCCTAA